The genomic stretch GCCTTGCGCACACGCCTCATCGAGGCCGCCCGCCAGACCTACGGCAGCCAGGCCGTCATCTTCTCCGAAGCCCTCCTCGCTCGTGGCACCTGCGAGCCCACCCCCGATGTCGAGCAGACTGTCCGCAGTCTGCCGCCGCTGCCAGCAGCCGACGAATCCCCCACCGTCGCCTTTGCCCGCCCGGGTCAGGTCTGGAAGTCTCTGCCCGCCACCCAAGACCTCCTCACCCCAGGAGCCCTGGCCAAAAGCGGCCTCACCCCGCCCGGTTTCCCTGGGGCCATGGCTGAGGACACCTTCGCAGCCGAGGCCTACGATCACCTGCGCCATCACTGGCGGCAGCCGCCCGCTCTCGGGCCTCAAGAGAACCCCGCTCGCTGAATCCCCCACTGCTCATGGAAGGCTACCTCTGGCTCCTGCTCCAAACCCTGCCGCTGCTCGCTGCTGCTGCCATCGTCTTTTTTATCCTCGGCTGGCGCTGGCGGGCCCAGGACAGCCGACGCGAAACACAGACCCAGTCCCAGCTTCTGGATGCCGAGAACATCGCCGCCGAAAGCGCCCGCAAGGAGCGCAACGAGACCAAAAACCTCGAAGAAAAAGTGCGCCAGACTCTCGCCCAAACCCAGGCCGAGCTGAAGGAATCGCAGGACCAGCACAGCCTTCTCCAAAAGGAAGTCCTGCGGCTCTCCGATGAGCTGAAGCAAGCCCAGCAGGCAGCTACCTTCCTGCCTCCGGCTGAATCCCCCGAAGCCTCCGCCAAGCTCCTGCAAGAACTGCAGCAGGCCCTCGCCCAAAGTCGCCAAGAACTCGAAACCGAAAGAGCCACCTTCGAAATCGCCAGACAACAATGGCAGGCCGAACAGCCCCCCGTGCCACAGGTCACCACCGCGCCGCCGAAAACCCGTCCTGCCAAAAAGCCCTCTGCTGAAAAAGCCCCCGCCAAGCCCAAAAAACCGCGTGGCAAAAAAACGGACCCGGCTCCCGGCCAGTAATTCCCCGGCACTCGTCCCGCCGACTGCCTCCCGCCAGTATCCAAAAATCACCCCGCCATGCCTGCCCATGCCGATTCCTTCCGCCTCAGCACCCGGGGCAAAGGCACTTATGAAATCACCGAAGCCTGCCAGCGCATCATCGCCAGCAGCGGCATCCGCACCGGCACCGCCACCATCTTCGTCCAGCACACCAGTTGCTCCCTCGTCATCTATGAAAATGCCGATCCCTCCGCCCGGACGGATTTGCACAGCTTTTTCGATCACCTCGTGCCCGAAGACACCCCCTACTTCGTCCACACCCACGAGGGCCCCGATGACATGCCCAGCCACCTGCGCATGGCCCTCACTCGCACCAGCGAGGTCATCCCCGTCATGAACGGCCGCCTCGCCCTCGGCACCTGGCAGGGCATCTTCCTCTTCGAGCATCGCCGCGCCCCCCACACCCGCAGCATCGTCATCAGCGTGGTCGGCGAATAAGGACCCGCCGTCGGCAAACCGCAGCCAGTCTGACAATCGACAGTCAGGTTCCCAACAGGGCACGCTTGATCCTATCCTTGGTTAGACCATTGCCACGTCAAAAAAGCGTCTCCATGCAGGCCATCGGCCCGCGCTCCTCACCCGTGCTTGCGGTTAAAGCTGGACACCACCTTCTGTGTCTCGCGCTTCACAGCTTTCTCTTTCAGGTCCTCGCGCTGGTCGCCCTTGGTCTTGCCCTTGCCCACGCCGATCTCGATCTTCACGCGTG from Prosthecobacter algae encodes the following:
- a CDS encoding secondary thiamine-phosphate synthase enzyme YjbQ; this translates as MPAHADSFRLSTRGKGTYEITEACQRIIASSGIRTGTATIFVQHTSCSLVIYENADPSARTDLHSFFDHLVPEDTPYFVHTHEGPDDMPSHLRMALTRTSEVIPVMNGRLALGTWQGIFLFEHRRAPHTRSIVISVVGE